The proteins below come from a single Triticum aestivum cultivar Chinese Spring chromosome 5D, IWGSC CS RefSeq v2.1, whole genome shotgun sequence genomic window:
- the LOC123121060 gene encoding uncharacterized protein At3g52155, chloroplastic has translation MMRAPPRLLSPPSSATAPHLLLYASSAACRLPPSAAAVARSVSVSTTVVDAPAAAAEPGSSDSASATPRRRLILLRHGDSAVGERFTRDHDRPLSKAGRADAISVSDKFHQMGWIPELILCSDATRTKETLQIMQEHVQGLSQALVHFIPSFYSIAAMDGQTAEHLQKAICEYSTDEILTVMCMGHNKGWEEAASMFSGDSVVLKTCNAALLEAAGKSWIEAFSQAGLGGWKLHGIVKP, from the exons ATGATGAGAGCTCCTCCTCGGCTACTGTCGCCTCCTTCCTCCGCCACGGCTCCTCACCTCCTCCTCTACGCTTCCTCCGCGGCCTGCCGCCTCCCTCCCTCCGCGGCCGCCGTCGCCcgctccgtctccgtctccaccACCGTCGTCGacgccccggccgccgccgccgagccgggcTCCTCCGACTCGGCCTCCGCCACGCCGCGACGCCGCCTCATCCTCCTCCGCCACGGGGACAGCGCGGTTGGGGAACGCTTCACCAGAG ATCATGACAGACCACTGAGCAAAGCTGGAAGAGCTGATGCAATAAGCGTTTCTGATAAATTCCATCAAATGGGATGGATACCTGAGCTTATCCTATGCAG TGATGCAACTCGTACAAAGGAAACTCTTCAGATCATGCAAGAGCATGTTCAAGGATTGTCTCAAGCACTTGTGCATTTCATCCCAAGTTTCTACTCGATTGCTGCAATGGATGGTCAAACTGCCGAGCACTTGCAAAAGGCAATTTGTGAATATTCAACTGATGAGATACTAACGGTGAT GTGCATGGGACATAATAAAGGATGGGAAGAAGCAGCCTCTATGTTTTCTGGTGATTCAGTGGTGCTCAAGACGTGTAATGCTGCATTGCTAGAAGCTGCTGGGAAATCATGGATTGAG GCTTTTTCGCAGGCTGGCCTTGGGGGATGGAAGCTTCACGGCATTGTAAAGCCATAA